A portion of the Pedobacter cryoconitis genome contains these proteins:
- a CDS encoding type VI secretion system Vgr family protein: MEKKINLEIHIDDTAIVHFNSLSITQAFNRHHEFELIINQDVIEQTGGFKIDQSKTWVGKSFIVSIDKGNMDFKGVVCEVNLTQSHGLRGNLIIKGFSPTILLETGGNLISYSDMKLDQIVKKVTDTLPANEMEFAIKPAYKEELKYITQFKESNFAFINRLSSEYGEFFFYDGKALHFGMPASQRTVSLVHGQNLNFMNMAVRIQPMNFSYYSYRSQEDNTLSTNSANQSKGLNDFSQHAFKESTTVFDSKVNTPVKPRVENKSQLEQLADKHKAAMASNLSDLTGESTNTALNIGSIADVQVSHKIGSATFNQDSVGKFLVTEISHHIDGLGRYNNTFKGVPSNTEVLPVAHIQAPQAESQIAIVTDNNDPSQTGRIKVQMLWQKDNSTTDWIRVLTPDGGSSEPFAKNRGYVFIPEVGDQVVVGFRYNDPDRPFVMGSIFHGNTGAGGKDANHLKSITTRSGHLVEFNDGPSGHGITITDINKNMIHIDTSGNNITITANENMTLNSKNMQINVGENLDINVGKNIGTLAGNDMTTQVGVNNTISTGADYSLTAANISEVAVDAFKSEATNITKTAAGALSMSSLEGSITKHAAKTIHNNSGEKSNLF, from the coding sequence ATGGAAAAGAAAATAAATCTGGAAATACATATTGATGATACAGCAATTGTTCATTTTAACTCACTGAGTATTACTCAGGCGTTTAACCGTCACCATGAATTTGAGCTCATCATTAACCAGGATGTGATTGAACAAACCGGAGGATTTAAAATTGATCAGTCGAAAACGTGGGTAGGCAAAAGCTTTATCGTCAGTATTGATAAAGGTAATATGGACTTTAAAGGGGTGGTTTGCGAAGTTAATCTGACGCAAAGCCATGGCTTGAGAGGCAACCTGATTATTAAAGGATTTTCTCCGACAATCTTGCTGGAAACTGGTGGGAACCTCATCTCTTACAGCGATATGAAACTGGATCAGATTGTGAAAAAAGTTACAGATACGCTGCCTGCAAATGAAATGGAGTTTGCCATTAAACCTGCTTACAAAGAAGAACTAAAATATATTACTCAGTTTAAAGAAAGCAATTTTGCCTTTATTAACAGGCTGAGTTCAGAATATGGGGAGTTTTTCTTTTACGATGGAAAGGCGCTTCATTTTGGAATGCCAGCCAGCCAGCGTACAGTTTCACTGGTACATGGCCAGAATTTAAATTTCATGAATATGGCTGTGAGGATTCAGCCGATGAATTTCTCTTATTATTCTTACCGCTCTCAGGAAGATAACACATTGTCTACCAACTCTGCTAACCAGAGTAAAGGGCTCAATGACTTCTCTCAGCATGCCTTTAAGGAATCCACTACCGTATTCGACAGTAAAGTCAATACGCCGGTTAAACCAAGAGTAGAGAATAAGAGTCAGCTGGAACAGCTGGCAGATAAACATAAAGCGGCAATGGCCTCAAATCTTTCTGATCTTACCGGAGAGAGCACCAATACAGCTTTAAACATTGGAAGCATTGCTGATGTGCAGGTTTCCCATAAAATAGGATCAGCAACTTTTAACCAGGATTCTGTAGGCAAGTTTTTAGTGACAGAAATCAGCCATCATATTGATGGTCTGGGCAGATATAATAACACTTTTAAAGGTGTTCCTTCAAATACGGAGGTTTTACCCGTGGCGCATATTCAAGCCCCTCAGGCAGAATCTCAGATTGCTATTGTAACCGACAACAATGATCCTTCGCAAACAGGCAGGATTAAAGTTCAGATGCTTTGGCAAAAAGACAATTCTACTACCGACTGGATCAGAGTATTGACTCCTGATGGGGGAAGCAGTGAACCTTTTGCGAAAAACAGAGGGTACGTTTTCATTCCTGAAGTTGGAGATCAGGTGGTGGTAGGTTTCAGATATAATGATCCTGACAGGCCGTTTGTAATGGGGAGTATCTTTCATGGGAATACAGGCGCCGGAGGTAAGGATGCCAATCACCTGAAAAGTATTACCACCAGAAGCGGGCATCTGGTTGAATTCAATGACGGACCTTCCGGACATGGAATTACGATCACAGATATCAACAAAAATATGATCCATATTGATACCAGCGGAAACAATATTACCATTACTGCCAACGAAAACATGACGTTGAATTCCAAGAACATGCAAATCAATGTCGGAGAGAATCTGGACATTAACGTGGGTAAGAATATTGGGACACTTGCTGGTAATGACATGACCACACAGGTTGGCGTGAACAATACCATCAGTACCGGAGCAGATTATTCCCTGACTGCTGCAAATATCAGTGAGGTTGCTGTGGATGCTTTTAAGAGTGAAGCTACCAATATTACTAAAACCGCGGCAGGCGCACTCAGTATGAGTAGTTTAGAGGGAAGTATTACCAAACATGCTGCTAAAACAATTCATAATAATAGTGGGGAAAAAAGTAATCTCTTTTAA
- a CDS encoding T6SS phospholipase effector Tle1-like catalytic domain-containing protein, producing the protein MGNGNITKIANGHMQEVAKQEHTSFAKTIQSNAAQKVRENSKDGIVYGEPKQMKYTTVDGIDILAGVFFDGTLNNMTNTKNHDTGKNKGSYGNDLSNVARLLAYYKESDKVIKTYTEGMGTTNLDSDDTTGSGFGAGKTGIPKKVLKGCQQLADRVVAKATKKKVNTLTIDVFGFSRGAAAARNFIYEVTHAEYTSYQAGTGVRYDMHRQETTLEKLPKGGELGKLLLAKGVKVTNIIIRFVGLFDTVSSFNKSGFVISPDFSNDVEELHLDRLFKAQKVIHFTAENEHRKYFALTRIQSAGNKGIEKELPGVHSDIGGSYPDETEYVDEILNGGSDVLEKEKSRLIAEGWYSEGQLELHSVMRKLSGTRVLKKNYSYIPLHFMSEFGLKEPVPLPFDQAGVEGEYKLTYTILHRVKKKLHGYVFGKELPYKFIYYKQLMANYNAKKISAFDYNKAVAEQKDLRVLRNNFLHWSADYDGIGDPFQPNIENGVRKRIPYEG; encoded by the coding sequence ATGGGAAATGGTAATATCACGAAAATTGCCAATGGGCATATGCAGGAAGTGGCAAAACAGGAACATACTTCTTTTGCCAAGACTATACAATCCAATGCTGCTCAAAAAGTAAGGGAGAACTCTAAAGACGGGATTGTTTACGGAGAGCCTAAACAAATGAAATACACGACAGTGGATGGTATAGACATTCTTGCGGGTGTTTTTTTTGATGGTACTTTAAACAATATGACCAATACTAAGAATCATGACACCGGTAAAAATAAGGGGAGTTATGGAAATGATTTGTCTAATGTAGCGAGGTTACTTGCTTATTATAAAGAATCTGATAAGGTTATTAAGACTTATACCGAAGGGATGGGAACAACAAATCTGGACTCAGATGATACCACTGGTTCTGGATTTGGTGCCGGAAAAACTGGTATACCTAAAAAGGTTTTGAAAGGTTGCCAGCAACTGGCTGACCGTGTTGTAGCCAAAGCCACAAAGAAAAAGGTGAATACATTAACGATTGATGTATTTGGCTTCAGCAGGGGAGCAGCTGCCGCGAGAAATTTCATATATGAGGTGACTCATGCTGAATATACATCCTATCAGGCAGGTACAGGTGTCAGATATGATATGCACAGACAGGAGACTACCCTGGAGAAATTACCAAAAGGCGGAGAATTAGGCAAACTACTCCTAGCTAAAGGTGTGAAAGTTACCAATATCATTATTCGTTTTGTAGGTTTATTCGATACTGTATCATCGTTTAATAAAAGTGGTTTTGTGATTTCTCCTGATTTCAGCAATGATGTGGAAGAACTGCACCTGGACAGGCTTTTTAAAGCACAAAAGGTTATTCATTTTACAGCCGAAAATGAGCATCGTAAATATTTCGCGCTTACCCGTATTCAAAGTGCCGGAAACAAAGGTATAGAGAAAGAACTACCCGGCGTACACTCTGATATTGGAGGTAGTTATCCGGATGAAACTGAATATGTAGATGAAATTCTGAATGGTGGCAGTGATGTTCTGGAAAAAGAAAAAAGCAGGCTCATTGCTGAGGGCTGGTATTCAGAAGGGCAACTGGAATTGCATTCTGTAATGCGTAAATTATCAGGTACACGTGTGCTGAAAAAAAATTACAGCTATATCCCGCTTCATTTTATGTCTGAATTCGGATTGAAAGAACCAGTGCCTTTACCTTTTGATCAGGCTGGTGTAGAAGGTGAATATAAATTAACCTATACCATATTACATAGGGTTAAAAAGAAGTTACATGGCTATGTATTTGGTAAGGAGCTTCCTTATAAATTCATATACTATAAACAATTAATGGCAAATTATAATGCCAAAAAAATTAGTGCATTTGATTATAACAAAGCAGTAGCCGAACAAAAGGACCTGAGAGTGTTACGGAATAATTTCCTGCATTGGTCGGCTGATTATGACGGAATAGGAGACCCATTCCAGCCAAATATAGAGAATGGTGTACGTAAAAGAATACCTTATGAAGGTTAA
- a CDS encoding DUF2931 family protein: protein MKVKIVTIFQLILIQLVLIFQLSSCQRMQTEEYKWIPTVGAPQEYPIRIIEGQFISNHGYSPNLPRSAFVNMGWGDNGGVMDVGPEKRPAPDSLALTWLSFAENKFYRGRFALPQQEIANLLKEGYIDHITNKREDYNYLTLGLTPGGGIVLWLSGGPKQIAVAKFQAKEVKLTAHDLGKDYAFMFEPGFVQETYERNAPAEVRERVVKGEIQPAQFDVWQKRYNWNFTVNSKTVKFHELKPLYFNQESEEIFGDSLLNNPVAERALPREVIVAWIDKKGQKMLTTLDFDENELRTAFARIPEMGKAELHLEVNPDEYTIAVTFKTGTQETKITKQKAKTELESD, encoded by the coding sequence ATGAAGGTTAAAATAGTAACGATATTCCAGCTGATCTTAATTCAGCTGGTCTTAATTTTTCAATTATCATCTTGCCAGCGTATGCAGACAGAAGAATATAAGTGGATACCAACAGTTGGAGCTCCGCAGGAGTACCCTATCAGAATTATTGAAGGACAATTTATTTCCAATCATGGGTATAGCCCAAATTTACCAAGATCTGCTTTTGTAAATATGGGTTGGGGAGATAATGGTGGGGTAATGGATGTTGGCCCGGAGAAAAGACCAGCACCTGATAGTCTTGCTTTAACCTGGTTGTCTTTTGCGGAAAATAAGTTTTATCGTGGACGCTTTGCTTTGCCTCAGCAGGAAATAGCAAATCTTTTAAAAGAGGGTTATATTGATCATATCACTAATAAAAGGGAGGATTATAATTATTTAACACTTGGGCTCACTCCTGGCGGGGGTATAGTTTTATGGCTTTCGGGTGGCCCTAAACAAATAGCAGTAGCTAAATTTCAGGCTAAAGAGGTGAAATTGACTGCACATGATTTGGGCAAGGATTATGCTTTTATGTTCGAACCGGGATTTGTTCAGGAGACTTACGAAAGAAATGCTCCGGCAGAAGTACGCGAGCGTGTAGTGAAAGGGGAAATACAGCCTGCCCAGTTTGATGTCTGGCAAAAGCGGTATAACTGGAATTTTACAGTAAACTCAAAGACCGTTAAATTTCATGAGCTTAAACCTCTTTATTTTAACCAGGAATCTGAAGAGATTTTTGGAGATTCCCTGCTAAATAATCCGGTAGCAGAAAGAGCTTTACCAAGAGAAGTTATTGTAGCCTGGATTGATAAAAAAGGGCAAAAGATGCTGACTACGCTTGATTTTGATGAAAACGAGCTCAGAACAGCATTTGCAAGGATCCCTGAAATGGGTAAAGCGGAACTTCATTTGGAGGTAAATCCTGATGAATACACCATTGCGGTTACTTTTAAAACAGGAACTCAGGAGACTAAAATAACTAAACAGAAAGCTAAGACTGAACTTGAATCAGATTAA